TTCGCTTTCCTCCCCGCCGTGCAGGCAGGCTTTTGCGCGCTGCGCGTACTCGCGGGCCAGCTTGCGCGCGCGGTCGAGCGCGCCGGAATCGCGCACCAGCGCCACCAGCGTCTCCGGTTGCACGCTGTGGAACTCTTTTTCGGCAAGCACCCGCGCGACCATCTCCCGCGCCTCGCCTTTCCCGTTTTCCATGGCGTAGATCAGCGGCAGCGTCACTTTGCCCTCTTTCAGGTCGCTCAACACCGGCTTGCCCAGCTGTTTCGCCGAAGCCGTGAAGTCCAGCAGATCGTCCACCAACTGGAAGGCCAGCCCGGCGCAGCGCCCGTACTCCGCGAGCTTCTCTTCCTCCGCCTCGCTCACTCCTCCCAGCACCGCGCCCAGCCGCGCGCAGCCGCTGAACAGGCACGCCGTCTTGTACGCGGCCAGCTCCAGCGCATCCTGCTCGGTCACCTCTATGCACCCGATCTTGGCCAGCTGCAGCAGCTCGCCCTCGACCATCTTCTGCGTCAGGTCGATCAGAATATCCAGGATGCGGAAGTTGCGCTCGGCCAACGCCATCTGAAACGCCTGCATATACAGCCAGTCGCCGGCGAGCACGCTGCGGTGATTGCCCCAGCGGGAATTCGCGGATGGCCGGCCCCGGCGCGTGTCGGCGCTGTCGATCACGTCGTCGTGAATCAGCGTCGCGGTGTGGATCAGCTCGACGACGGCGGCCATGCGGATCACGCCGCGTCCCCGGTAACCCGCGTGGCCCGCGGCCAGCAGCATCAGCGCCGGGCGCAGCCGCTTCCCGCCCCCGCCCAGCAGATAGCCGCTGATTTCGGAGACCGGCTCGAACGCCGCCGCGCTCTCCTGCGCGAGCTCCCGCTCGACAAGGGCCAGGTCGTCCCGCACCAGATCGAAAATCTCTTTTGCCGCAAGCAGCCTGATGGCCGCCTCCTCGTTCTCCGCCGTGTTCTACGGTCCGCCGGCCCCAGGCAAATTCGGCCGTTCCTGGGCGCCCTCCAAACGAAACAACCGCCGGAAGTTCTCCGCCGTAGCCGTGGCTGCCGATTCGAGTGGCAAGTTTCTCACACTCGCAAGCGTGCGCGCCACCTCCGTGACGTAGGCCGGCTCGTTGCGCTTCCCGCGGTAGGGCTGCGGCGCCAGGTA
This sequence is a window from Terriglobia bacterium. Protein-coding genes within it:
- a CDS encoding polyprenyl synthetase family protein, with the translated sequence MFDLVRDDLALVERELAQESAAAFEPVSEISGYLLGGGGKRLRPALMLLAAGHAGYRGRGVIRMAAVVELIHTATLIHDDVIDSADTRRGRPSANSRWGNHRSVLAGDWLYMQAFQMALAERNFRILDILIDLTQKMVEGELLQLAKIGCIEVTEQDALELAAYKTACLFSGCARLGAVLGGVSEAEEEKLAEYGRCAGLAFQLVDDLLDFTASAKQLGKPVLSDLKEGKVTLPLIYAMENGKGEAREMVARVLAEKEFHSVQPETLVALVRDSGALDRARKLAREYAQRAKACLHGGEESEYGRALLAVPDFILEREN